Proteins encoded by one window of Carassius auratus strain Wakin chromosome 24, ASM336829v1, whole genome shotgun sequence:
- the LOC113042429 gene encoding eukaryotic translation initiation factor 1A, X-chromosomal isoform X2 gives MPKNKGKGGKNRRRGKNENESEKRELVFKEDGQEYAQVIKMLGNGRLEAMCFDGVKRLCHIRGKLRKKVWINTSDIILIGLRDYQDNKADVILKYNADEARSLKAYGELPEHAKINETDTFGPGDDDEIQFDDIGDDDEDIDDI, from the exons GGAGGAAAGAATCGGCGACGTGGTAAGAATGAGAATGAATCTGAGAAAAGGGAGCTGGTGTTTAAAGAGGATGGACAAG AATATGCTCAGGTCATCAAGATGTTGGGAAATGGGAGGTTGGAGGCCATGTGTTTTGATGGAGTCAAGCGGCTTTGTCACATCCGAGGAAAGCTCCGGAAAAAG gtGTGGATTAACACATCAGACATTATTCTCATTGGATTAAGGGACTACCag GATAATAAAGCAGATGTCATTTTGAAGTATAATGCTGATGAGGCTCGGAGTCTGAAAGCCTATGGAGAGCTTCCAGAACACG CCAAAATCAACGAAACTGATACCTTTGGGCctggtgatgatgatgagattCAGTTCGATGATATTGGTGATGACGATGAGGACATTGATGAT ATCTAA
- the LOC113041862 gene encoding MAP7 domain-containing protein 2-like encodes MATIVENLTDGGSKKDRIRLAKERREEKNKSQAVREQALLEKEQRAQQQYERSLMERGRRLEEQRQKEMLRRSAVEEKRKQCMEEEKERLEALMRRSIERNLQTDQRPKRWTWGGPPGFCEGDPKIAPPLLPSASLTNDPLLTLLPANLGTAAEIRAATTGSSG; translated from the exons ATGGCTACCATCGTGGAAAACCTGACAG ATGGAGGCTCGAAGAAGGACAGAATTCGACTGGCCAAAGaaagaagagaggagaaaaaTAAGAGCCAAG CTGTGCGGGAGCAAGCTCTCTTGGAGAAGGAGCAGCGTGCACAGCAGCAGTATGAACGCTCGCTGATGGAGCGAGGGAGGCGTCTGGAGGAGCAGCGACAAAAGGAGATGCTCCGTCGTTCTGCCGTGGAGGAGAAAAGGAAGCAATGCATGGAGGAGGAAAAG GAGCGACTGGAGGCCCTGATGCGACGTTCTATCGAGCGGAACCTGCAGACGGACCAGAGGCCCAAACGCTGGACCTGGGGCGGACCTCCAGGATTCTGCgagg GTGATCCTAAGATTGCCCCGCCTCTCCTGCCTTCAGCCTCCTTAACCAATGACCCGCTGCTCACCCTCCTGCCAGCAAATCTAGGAACG GCAGCTGAGATCCGTGCTGCTACTACTGGATCATCTGGCTGA
- the LOC113042429 gene encoding eukaryotic translation initiation factor 1A, X-chromosomal isoform X1, with amino-acid sequence MPKNKGKGGKNRRRGKNENESEKRELVFKEDGQEYAQVIKMLGNGRLEAMCFDGVKRLCHIRGKLRKKVWINTSDIILIGLRDYQDNKADVILKYNADEARSLKAYGELPEHAKINETDTFGPGDDDEIQFDDIGDDDEDIDDI; translated from the exons GAAAGGGAGGAAAGAATCGGCGACGTGGTAAGAATGAGAATGAATCTGAGAAAAGGGAGCTGGTGTTTAAAGAGGATGGACAAG AATATGCTCAGGTCATCAAGATGTTGGGAAATGGGAGGTTGGAGGCCATGTGTTTTGATGGAGTCAAGCGGCTTTGTCACATCCGAGGAAAGCTCCGGAAAAAG gtGTGGATTAACACATCAGACATTATTCTCATTGGATTAAGGGACTACCag GATAATAAAGCAGATGTCATTTTGAAGTATAATGCTGATGAGGCTCGGAGTCTGAAAGCCTATGGAGAGCTTCCAGAACACG CCAAAATCAACGAAACTGATACCTTTGGGCctggtgatgatgatgagattCAGTTCGATGATATTGGTGATGACGATGAGGACATTGATGAT ATCTAA